One region of Vigna angularis cultivar LongXiaoDou No.4 chromosome 10, ASM1680809v1, whole genome shotgun sequence genomic DNA includes:
- the LOC108334648 gene encoding LOB domain-containing protein 37: MSCNGCRVLRKGCSESCILRPCLQWIDTPEAQGHATVFVAKFFGRADLMSFISNVPEAQRPALFQSLLFEACGRTVNPVNGAVGLLWTGNWHVCQAAVETVLRGGTVRPVPELLGLDAPTPDDASEGEVTCNDKWRVRDPNPSFRLPGSMSDKAASGGKRKRLEELAKLQTATTDLNLRLTPSFLQNAASFGCRQEIRWPRSPSINSEESGTTTAACLEGGIGDHYAPDGGRKVLNLFI; the protein is encoded by the exons ATGAGTTGCAACGGTTGCCGCGTCCTTCGAAAGGGTTGCAGCGAGTCTTGTATCCTGCGGCCGTGTCTACAGTGGATCGATACTCCCGAGGCCCAAGGTCATGCCACTGTCTTTGTTGCCAAATTCTTCGGTCGTGCTGACCTcatgtctttcatttccaaCGTCCCTGAGGCCCAAAGGCCCG CTCTGTTTCAGTCTCTGCTGTTTGAAGCTTGCGGACGAACGGTGAATCCCGTCAACGGTGCCGTTGGCCTTTTATGGACTGGAAATTGGCACGTGTGCCAGGCGGCGGTTGAGACGGTGCTGCGTGGCGGTACTGTCAGGCCGGTGCCGGAGCTTCTTGGCCTTGACGCTCCCACTCCTGACGACGCCTCCGAAGGTGAAGTTACCTGTAACGACAAATGGAGGGTCCGAGATCCGAACCCGAGTTTCCGGTTGCCTGGTTCGATGTCCGATAAGGCTGCTTCTGGTGGTAAACGCAAGCGATTGGAAGAGCTTGCAAAGCTGCAGACGGCCACCACTGATCTCAATCTCCGTTTGACACCGAGTTTCCTGCAGAACGCGGCGAGCTTCGGTTGCCGACAGGAAATTCGATGGCCGAGATCGCCGTCGATCAACTCGGAGGAGTCCGGGACCACTACGGCGGCTTGCTTGGAAGGCGGGATCGGAGATCACTACGCTCCCGACGGAGGCCGGAAAGTGTTAAACCTCTTCATTTGA